In the genome of Chrysoperla carnea chromosome 5, inChrCarn1.1, whole genome shotgun sequence, the window GAAGTAATAGTCCTTCTCGATAAGTTACTACTCGGTGCTTTACGTAACGTATCGCATCCATATTATTATCCGATATCACGATGACGGATCTGGAGACGAATTTGTGTTCAGAGAAAATATAAGTTAAAGATTGATTGGTTTGTTTGTACTAGACATGCTGCATGCAGAAGTGTCGCGACGACTAGAAACTTATCGAGAAATTAATTCTCTGTTTAGATTTCTAACAGATTTTATGACAAATGACAAATTTCATGGCGATGAAATTAAAAAggcttgaacaaaattttgttaatattgttCTGGACATTGAGCGGACATTGAGCCCGAGTTTATAAACGCATTTCAAGTACttcattttacaattacaaGATACGGGGATTTTAGGGAAAGATAAAATTGGGCCTACCAAGGAATCGTACAAATATATAGAAGTCTAATGATATAAAACGCAGCGGATGAAcgttacttttcaaaatttaaactagTAAAAAACTTCTTCGTTCGTCAATGTCTCAGAACCGTTTAAATTCATTGTCGATTATGGCAATTGAAAATGATGTATGGGAAAAGGTAAACTTTCAAGATTTTATGAACGATTTGGTATCCAAtcctttatttaaatatactttttattatatttaacaagaatattgtttaaattaaaacaaccgcgttaaaactattttatttcgttaattatcacagcaaaaaaaaaagatttattttatataaaatttctgaggACTAATTTGATGACTAAGCATGTAAATATACAAAGCTTTAGCTTACctgcattaaatattaaacttttattataaatatccgCTAATTCTGAACACAAAGAATTATTGTTCTCCAATAATTCCGGATTGTCTATTTTCGATTTCAATAATCGTAACAATATGGATATGTAATCAGGTGCTAAACGATTCATACTATAATACCACGATGTAGATCCAGTTCCAGTAGTAATGCATACTCCAGatgatttaattcttgtaaataCACTACTGTCATCTAAATTTATATCTAAGGTCGATGCTTTAGCAGATAATGATTCACCAACAAACACCTAAAAATAGAAGAATAGTgaattgtcactaaaaaaaatcaacattttaatcATGAGCAggcgaataaaaattaatttggatcTTAGCATGCGTCTCactcatattttcaaataacgaAAAGCAGAACatgtagaaataaatttttacaagggattttttttttgtatattcgaaCAAGGTTTGCATTGCCTGAAACAAGTTTGATAATCAAACTTCTAAAATTCTGTTTCAGAACTTTGATGATCTATATTTgaccaaatttgatttttcactATATTTGTTAtggatatttgtttatttttcgaaaatctaagGGGGTACGCATGTAACtcgaaactaaaaatttttttgaaatcggatAATCGAGCGTCTGTAagagcaaaaaaaattgatttttcttattCGATTAAATGATACTTACTTCATTTAAAGCTAAAACAGGTAAAGTCACCTCTGTTCCATTTTctggattaaattttaataaattatcgttATTCATACGATGCAAATCAACTGGTTTACCAAACGTTTGTGCGGTTAATTTTGTTCGAATTCGACTTCGCATCAGCCATCTAAAATTaccctataaattttttattcatttaattttaaaaaatggtaataacttaaaatatcaatatatttattacaaaaagatTACCGTTTGTAAGTTTTTAATAGCTTCCTTAATATTaacggaaaatttttttggtaaacacaAATGACCTTCAGAATGATTCGGATCTGAATTAAATCCTACAATGATTTTCTTATTATCTGTAATCTGACTAGCTGCTAATAAAAATGTACCATCTCCGCCCGTAGGTATAATAATATCGGCCCATTCTATTAGTTTTGTGTTACAACTTAATCtgaaaatagtataatatttttattggctgatttaaaaacaaacaaaaaattatttaaatttgatttacaaatattttgaataataacaaataattgactgagttaattgttgaaatactctgtatagtgAATACCTTGAAAGTATTGAATGTCAGTGCGGAGACTCAGAATGTAGTCTGAGTCTCCAATAACTTGGACCTTTTCATAATCGTGTATCGTTACGGTCGTTACATAATCACATTTCTGAGATTAAGTAATAGATACCTACCAGGAGTGAACATCATCATTGTGgttaatgatttaaatttaatacttaataaagcaattttctcaaaattggtgATTTTAGATTGTCTAAAAAGGTTCTTAAATATATTGGTATTCGAATTTCGTGGAAACTACGTTTAAAAtctcaaatataattattaattacaataaatgcaTATTCCTGGCATACAATGGCGAAATGAGAGCAAATATATGTACGATATTTTGAGAAGAGCCCATTTTTCTTTTACGATTACGAAGGACATATTTGTACAGACTTAATTGTGCGTAAGTTAAAAACATGCACTCAATCCTCATAAAGAGAATAATTTTATCGCTATAATAATTCGATTAAACCTATCTAACAGAAGCTAACGTGACTGTATTATtaccaatataattttttccacaATTTACCTGTTAACAACTTGAACTTCTATTCCAAGCtcttttaaacaatttgtaactttttcttcaaatttactATTCATGGTTTTATATTCAACTAATCTATCATAGTTTAATCCTTTACTTCGAACTTTCTTCTCAAATTCCAAATCATTTTGTGgtgatttcgataaaaaatatctCTCATAATCGTATCTTGAAAACTTCGAAAacactaaacatttttttaattttaaattttttgatatattatcattttttgaggATGAATAATTACGTAATTTCTCAAATACATTGAgatctaaaaagaaaattaaaaataaattattatgtatccATTTATTGTAAAGAGTTTTAATTTGtgcaaattcattatttatttttgttttgatgcaaataaaataattttaagaattctcCTTATTTGGTTTCGTCTACAAGTTTTATTAACAACgggaaaagcaaataaaaataatttttgaaattaaattgttattctgTTTTCATccaaacaatataatatatacaatttaaattttccaccaaaaataaaaaaattattgcacatGCGCATATCATTCACAAGAGAAACATGTCATGAttcacattttacatttttattgcatgttatatttaaaaaaaggatatttatcTACCTTTCTGCTTAAATGATACACGTATTTTATACattggtttaaaataattagatcgtattgttttaaatcatgaacttgaaaaataaaaacacaaaactaTCCTATGAAGTaaggttaaatataaaatagtttgaaCTTTGTAACTGATAAAACAGATAAGTATTTTAGTTTGTGGATTCCAAGTTATCTCCATTCAAGTCCAATAAAAAGACTACCGTCTTTAAATATAGacgatattttcattatattttgaatggaattgtcttattaattaaaacacaaaatatttatggtTAAGTGAATGTTATTATGTAAACGTCAATGGTTACCTTAGACCTTTCATTTAAATGTAGATCAACAGTACACAACATAccttagataaaataaaaattactcattttcattacaatttttttgatgttttgagactttttttttttttcgttaattattgtTGCTTTATGCTCAATTTATGGTGCCTTTGCACTCGttatcagaaaatttaattgaatttatagttaGAAATACATATCTGTTTGTTTACTTTTAGTTATCTTATCGATTGTTCTATAAGAATCTGAAGCAGCCTTGTGACTAATATCCGTTATCTGGGAGATCTTCATTGTCTTGGTCTATATTTGGTTAacggaaaaggaaaaaatttgtctttaatTGGGTTGGATGTTCAAATAGACGCTATTTTCATAAGTTTTGAAAACTTAATTGAATGAATCaggaacaaaattaattattagcaAATTCGGCATATATAGGATGCTTACCATCGACCTTACGGTCGCAATGAGACCATTGCGAACGTATCAATCGATCTTATTCGTTACAAGTCATAGAACCGGtattcaaaatccaaaaaattggcataataataataattaagctAGTAGTAAGAATATTGGAATTCATTTCATTCCCATGCAAGCttctatgtttatttaaaatacaatactaTTATTCTAATCGACGATCTATTCTTATCTGAGAGTCAACAGTTTTACTGCaacattaaaataagaaaattattaaagggCAATAAAAATCTTATCATTTTCAACTTGATctcattatattttgaaaacaaagctAATTAGTGAACTTAGTTGCATGTGGCGATCCGTAAATAGTTAATTTCCCATTACGTGCGATAAGTATATTTGACGAACGAAACGGAAAATTTCTTAATCTTACAAACGTACCTATATTATGAACGGTACTTACCTCGATTGAGTTATAAGAATTTATCTTCGTTTTTCTGTATTATATTTTCCGTCGTGtataatgattttcaaaataaatataaatctgaaatataaacaatattgacaaaataaaaatcattttttataaattttattttcgtttttctgtattaaacattttgtagtgtatttgcattttcatattaaatataataactttACTTAACTGATGGATACTGCAAGTTAAGGATTCGAGGGCGCAATGAATGAACTTTTGAGAAAAACGCTTTTGAGAAACAAATTGCAAAATCATTAGATACTattacaatttgtttttcaaaacattacGTATTAATATCATTCGATAAAGAATAACTAATCGAATTTGTAAAGGCCTCAAACTGAATGCTTCTACCCGTGCTGGAGTATCGGGGCCTCTTGAATCGTTGAATATTTCAGAGGTAAAGATTGTGTGATTTACCGCGTAGGATTTAGCATTTGTTTCCCAAAAAATATACAAGGAATATCAAAAAACTGACTCATATTTTTAtgtctgaaaatttttgaagaacgaaaatatttatttttagatccAAAATGGAATAAACTGAGAGCGAGTAAAAAAGCTAGCTACGCCACTAAGTgaaggtaaaattttaattttaatttattctaaaaaggggttttcaggaaaattaatgtatttaactTAATGTAGGTACATCACTTAAATCAATTACGGCCATATTAGTGgtgtttctttttttgaatttaggaTTGATTAaggtttaaaatgttttgaaaccGATTAAAGTTTCTGAAGGTGTTcgatattttacaaatagtctATTCGATTCCTACCAGATACTTGCCGATGGGAATATCATGTGTTCACCGCGAATATTCACTTTATATGTGATAGttcaaattttggattttaaaactaagaaagactctatctagcgataggAAAAAGATCTATAGTTTGCAAACGCCCATAGATatatttaacgaaaatttttgagcacatttaaatgtataatgcaATCAGTATCTTGTTCCTTTTGATTCAATGTGAGTTGTTTAAAatatggtttaaattttttttactcgtggcgctAACATCTTTGTattcttagcgttaaaatcaaatatatgtTTGGAATGATATCGTGAACATTCTGAGACACTCGACGTTGACATCGAAAACCATTTAGCAGAAAGCGAATACGCTAAAAATAAagctttaaagaaaataaaaataagaaatgtttttctcaacaatttagtttatttactaGGTACATTTATATTAACAAGAGTGCAATAATTGAgaatattttcatgaattaacatatgtacatttaataatagtattttatttttcttctttttataaaatttgataatgcatacaatgttttgaataaaatctcTGAACTTATTTGAATCAACAATGAAAGAATTGAGAGTAATTATTGACTTTGTATttagtcataaattttttttaatggcatGAAAAAGAGTACTTTGAATAATGTAAGTATGTGTAAAAAAGTACTCTAATTAATGTCATTTTACATATTTGAAGCATGAGAAAGgtgtcaatgataaaaatatcGTGATTGGGCCACATGTatacttctttttaaaaaaattgtaactccTCATTTGATTAAACTTGGactcaaatgaaaaatgttgttttttgttcatatacctacatacaaatatttacaagatAAATTGAGTAAAATTTGGTCGCTTTTTTCTACTGAGAAGTTGCAAATTTTTTGTTCGTGAGATGAATATGATTGTACCTCGAATATTATCGATGCCGTGTAAGTTGCGTAAAgcaatttgtatgtttttgtttcggtatattttttttagagtaaaattaaaaactcttgCATGcaagttgaaatttattttcatgctattatagaaaattcacagggttttttgtttttcatgcatgattatatttttttctacatgCACAACAcacatttaaagaaaatcttaaaaaagatTTACCATTTTTAAGAGAGGGGAAAAATGAAGCATTACGCATTTCTTTGAAATGTAcgttattgttaaaaattttccgagATAAtcgttgataattttttgttttttacattgTAGTCGATCATATAGAATCTTTAAAATACTCGAgcatcttgaaatttttttaatgaaaatttttcttagatgcttcttgtacataaaaaaaattaataaaagcaaactaattaattttatcattactTTGTTTACGCAAAGCTAAGAATATTTCACGCTAAAGTTCGCAGCGCTACTTCTGGTAGGAGTTTAAAGCTGGTTTGTTCAATATTCGGATATTACTATTGGGAAAATCTGCCGGGTGTTTGAATTTCCTAGTGTAGAAAAATGTACTATTTTAAGCATGATGCATAGCAGCTGCATTTTCATAGTTATAATTTTCTTCGTATGgaatttgtttcatttcaatatcaaatttaaaaattcgattgaCATGCAATATTCTTTTAGGtaacaaataattatagaaataattttgtgattttgtcAATATGTCAATGCTAGCGCAGGAAATACATCTGTCCAAATTTGAGCCTCGTTTGATTAGTTATAATTTAATCCGTTAGAAAAGTATATAACTGGACGAATATCCTGCTAATTACCTAGAATCCTATCATAGAAGTTTTATTGGCAGTATGCTCATTTGTAGCAACTAGCGACATAAAACgctaaattttccatattttttagaaaatataattcctAAACTTTAATTGTCAATTGATTTTGGAAACAACGTGAGTAAAATGAGACATAAAGTATCTCATTGTACTCAGAATGTCAAAGGTATTTTTTAACGCTgagtaaaagttaaaaaaaatattttctttgttatatCTCTTTACGTAAACAttgtaaataacaattatagatttttacgacaaataattatttcaatagatattttctcatttttaatcTACAAGATTTTGTAAGTTATATTCTACTTGAGCACTAAACCGATAAGGGGAGACACTAATAAAcatcttttttatttgtcatttaTATTCTTacgaaaattacattttgataataaatattatattatattaatatatatatatttatcattatagaattttttaaatatatatttgaatttctaataattaataaccaataacatatttaaaatgatatagaaatatttcacTAGGTTTTTTGATATGCTAAATTACgtttcaaggtaatttttttatacacttttaATATCTACAAAGTTATGAGCTTTTATTTCTGTCTTCTTAATTTGACTTAACGAaacttttcttaagaaaaacTTAATGAGCATCATCCGCATATAAGCTCAGGGTGGAAGTTAATACTTTAGTACGCATTGTACTCCCTGTACACCCATTCTTTTTAACGTTCAATGTTTTTAACGTAACGTAACGTTGCGTAAAGTTTCAGACAGATGTCTTGCTAAAGAAGTATTAACTTCTACACCAATTTGACACAATTTTAGtagatgcaaaaaaaaaaaaacagaaactttTGCATTTCGAAAttgtaatcgaaaaaaatattagtacaTAAGTAATATGTCCATAATTTTGTGGGGggctttttattcatttttctgaACTTAAACTAATATAATGAGTCCTATCATGTCCAGGTATTGTCATTTAACCTTTCTTGAGATTACAGAAGAAAGAAACACTTATTCAACAATCTAAAATGTTTGCCATTCCACAAATACTTATTTCAATCAGCATACaagttattcaaaataaattcttctATCTACTGGGTGATTTCTTAAtggttgataaaaaatttaaagagtaAAATCAACTCTGTGGGTTTTCGATAatggttttatatatttacgcTTGGGTTTGGTTCAaagcaatttaaaaatagtttaattttaaaaagtagcaaatgtatatttttatcgtggaatgtatattatatacaaatgttTGCGAATTTGACGATCTATAACGATTTAGAATATTAGTTGTATATTTTGAATTGCTCGAAAactttttattggttttatcaTTATTAGAGACATTTTGCCGTATATAGAAAAAAGATTATGGTGAATGGGACCTCAAACTACTATAACTTTATGGTCAATATGCATATACGAATTGAATAACTTAACGTTTATTGATTATGTTGATTGTGTTTAGTTTAGACAACAAAATCGAAATAATGACgaagttaacaaatttttttctggtgTTAGGAATTGAACCCTAGATCACTTGTTATTGTTGCAAGTTTCTTAACCATTTGACTACAGGTAACAGCAATAGTTTGTGTTTTTTCTCTTTCACAAAATTCGCTTTATGGAAAAAGAAGAAGAACGAGTTGATTTAGAccctttaaattatttcattcacgTAAGAAATACAACATGTAAATACACAGAACAAGTTAAACTTCAAATGTGGTGATTATATCCCATTCAAAGGGTGATTATatcccattttaaaatttacgaaaatagtatttaaaaaagcTGTATCGAGAGCTTGTTCTAGTGTATTTATTGTTCTGCAAGGTAGTAGATCACACAAATGCGCCTGAAAATTAATGATTATCTCACCGTTGAGACTTGGTACATGTTCTTTAGGTCCTACTGGATAATTACATAAGAAAATTCTCGGAAGGTTTTATTTCACGGAGATTATCGACTGCGCCACAAGCATCAAATTGATcagtattcatttttttgttatactaaCAAGACTGAATAACTCATTTGGTCTGACATTCAATAAAACGACGTGTCCGTTGACTTAATTAGCACCATGATAATAGTAACTGTCTGAGTGTTTTTTAACGGACAccttgttttattaaatgtagGACAAATTGAATTTTCCACGGAAATCCACCAATTTGAAGCATGTAGGCAtggctaaaaattttactccatGTAAGAGATAATTTTAGTATGTAAAAAGTTCTTCAAAAAGACACAAAGAACATATATTCAAAGTATCGATGGCGATGTAATCAGTAAGGTTTTTAAGGCACAGGCCTGTGATCTATAAATATAACGaatttgtttctatttatttgtctttttttagTAGAAAATATAATCTAAGCTATAGAACTATGTAGTATGcaaatttataatgtttaagGTACGTGCTGAATTATTATCTATGGTTTTATGAAcgacataaattttttgtacaagCCCATTACTTGCTTGGATTTTACATGCACTAAAAAGATTTCTAATATCGTTAATATAAATGGCCAATtgagtaaagaaaaaaattacaatagtaaTGACAAGAAgagcgaaaaataatttttttaccgcTCTAGTAGggtaaacttataataatatatgagaaattaaaaacaaatttctgaaaaattgatatcttgAAGTGCCCAAACTAATTAAAAGTCGAAGTATAACGTAAAAGAAATACTTATTCCTGTTAATTGCTAAGAAATCTTTTACCGTTTAATCTTCAGCAGAAggtatttttgtatattcatcATTCATTCAAATCAAGTGACCGTTTCTGGTGTCCTTTtgcattcattaaattaatctagTTATTCAATAGTCGTTTTCTgggtaagttttaaaatttttctatttatgttTATCAAAAAGACTtgatcattcaaatttttttttacttatgagATATTGTTGCCTTTGAAGCATCAAGAGTTTTATACATCTTCACCATAAATAGGCTTATTTCACTTTTCAGTCAGTGATTTGATTCCAAAATACGCCGAAACAATAGTCACACAGGACTTCTCACAATAAATCAATGTGTTAGGGAACGATTTTCACTACGTGCCTACCCAACTATAATTACTCCGTTTTTTAATCTTGATGAAATTACCTGTGGTGTAACATAActacaaatacatttttggtaattattcataaaaaacatgAGCTAATCCTACACAAATTTAAGGATTGAATTCGAATTTGTATTCTTTTGGGCCAAAATGATGTGATTTCGAAACTAAATGAGACCACTCAAGATATTcatctttaaaagtttttgtttttccaaatataataataggtTTACCCAAGACGTCCCAATCTATAGTCTATAAActtataagtaaaattatacCTATCAaatctaattttgttttgatgcaTTTTGTATTATGTAGTTACTTACACAATGCAaaaatgaaaatctaaaaatgaattaatgcaaaaccttgaaaaaataatatagtctAGTCgaaaagttcaaattggtgataCACCTATAATGATCGTAAAAAAACGTGTGATAgttcgttggattcggaatgatgtctagaaaaatgtgccagcgcataaaaaattgcaaaagttttaaacaattaaagatgaaaaaaatagataagtcgttattcgctaaaaattaactttaagataaatttccaacggCCATAAATACTTTAATGGGCTTAGAatacaccataatttttttcaaatttttaaattaatatttaataccttaaaaaagtatttagtgTGACATACTCGTTTTTGAAcatattacaacaatattttataaataatggagacACACTTTCGGTAGTGGatgttttttattggaaattttctcctctttaagaatattttaggtctcttaaatattaatattttagagaTATTGACCGAAAAACAGAATACCttgtttttcatctttaattgtttataacttttgcaattttgtatGTACTGAAAAACCGTTTCTGGCACAATTTTCTAGACGTCATTCCGAATACAACGAGATATCatacgtatttttacgaccattatttctatattacaCCGAATTggaacttgttgactagactaatACTAACTTATTaatatctttaatatattttaatatagttacGCCCCCAAgacttatttttaagttatacgCGTCCATTTCCAACAATCACAAAAAACTctcgtaaatataaatttttttcaattcttatgtatttatgtatttaagtttttggtcgctaatgtattaaaaatttttgttatacaaaagtgtaaaaatttcgatgtttACATCTAATTCTTACgtgtacaaaattttactaggccttatttcgtataaaaattggaaaattaagaTATcacacaaaataacaaaaaaattttaattttatgaaaaaacttaaCTGGTGCAAGTAAAATTCTAGCAAGCTAAAGCCGTGCAAAAAATTCAGTGATTGTTtcgttttaaagtaaaaaaatattcttatatatttttcgcttctactgatttttttaaatttatatttggtatataagctttctaaaaatataaaaaattatttttaaactaatgaacaaatttcataaaatttatataacggTTTTTAAATCGTTTTCAAATAagctctaaaaataataaattgttagaaAGAGGGAAGGCAGGCGATTAGTTTTTaagtagttaatttttaaaaaactgataGCATAAAGAggacttttttaaaaatctgatttaaaatgcattgaatatatttttaaaaatatcaataagtaAGGATTTACTTATAGACGTTTTggaatgattttattttcatcaaaattatcaaactttttggttttatttaattttatgagtataaaaataagtttgatgattttgatgCGTTCGATGAGCAGAACAATTTATTTGCACCGTTCCAATAACATTACGTTATCACACTGTGACAAATATTGGAAGG includes:
- the LOC123300598 gene encoding NAD kinase 2, mitochondrial, which codes for MYKIRVSFKQKDLNVFEKLRNYSSSKNDNISKNLKLKKCLVFSKFSRYDYERYFLSKSPQNDLEFEKKVRSKGLNYDRLVEYKTMNSKFEEKVTNCLKELGIEVQVVNRLSCNTKLIEWADIIIPTGGDGTFLLAASQITDNKKIIVGFNSDPNHSEGHLCLPKKFSVNIKEAIKNLQTGNFRWLMRSRIRTKLTAQTFGKPVDLHRMNNDNLLKFNPENGTEVTLPVLALNEVFVGESLSAKASTLDINLDDSSVFTRIKSSGVCITTGTGSTSWYYSMNRLAPDYISILLRLLKSKIDNPELLENNNSLCSELADIYNKSLIFNADDKRMAYTVRDMIVAGVWPSPKGIQPRNFAKKVRLQSLCYDAGLVIDGNISFPFNNNAKATFEIHDEDALRTVIMDP